From a single Nymphaea colorata isolate Beijing-Zhang1983 chromosome 4, ASM883128v2, whole genome shotgun sequence genomic region:
- the LOC116253160 gene encoding pentatricopeptide repeat-containing protein At1g06140, mitochondrial-like — MAVRHLAIACSETANLHCCSHLDNLDRTLRSCHHIGPLKQLHGRFVQLGLHLHLALSTTLMQAYARSAGRQGAAAASEVLRAQPEPDAFCYNVVVGAWAELGLHDEALGFLALMRRADHRPNRYTFPLLTQTCSSLVRLGAIHGLAVRAGYASDAAVATAVLRAYGKLGILGDARAVFDGIEAADDVAYAAIITTCTENGDGFAALSMFGKSKANSSSSSGVISASLKACCESSRGLLCGQWIHGYAVRTGLASDSCVSSCLIGLYSELGDSNDAYKVFVETPERDVVAWNAMICGFACNGFEEEAFRVFMEMVSGNEKPTAGTLVGVIKACCVLENVMMVVPYSLKSGIGEDASVQTSVLDAFVKCGGLEAACRFFDGMPERNVVAWTALMAGFVDGGLCRQALCLLPEMQQENVVPDSGTFVCALLACARRGRLEPGKCIHGYMVRHFTGFSGMESTAISDMYAKCGNMNYAILCFKSASRENLIGWSSMVAAYGRHGQAGEALDLFDCMVNSGARPDQVAFLSVLSACSHAGLIEKGWQYFNRMIEEFGIEPDERHYGCMVDLLGRAGLLDEARSLLVQMQGRATLTAYGALLSACSQHCDHVLGSSVASVLVDGECGDGGVYVLLRNMYATEGKWVEAVRYGSLLGKTGATKLPGCSMVEVSKFGR; from the coding sequence ATGGCCGTCCGCCACCTCGCCATCGCCTGTAGCGAAACTGCAAACCTTCACTGCTGTTCGCATTTGGACAACCTTGATCGGACCCTGCGCTCATGCCACCACATCGGCCCGTTGAAGCAGCTCCATGGCAGGTTCGTCCAGTTGGGCCTCCACCTCCATCTCGCCCTCTCCACGACTCTCATGCAGGCCTACGCGAGGAGCGCTGGCCGGCAGGGTGCGGCCGCAGCGTCGGAGGTCCTCCGCGCCCAGCCGGAGCCTGACGCTTTCTGCTACAACGTCGTTGTCGGGGCATGGGCGGAACTCGGCCTCCACGACGAGGCGCTAGGATTTCTGGCTCTAATGCGGAGGGCGGACCACCGGCCGAACCGCTACACGTTCCCTCTCCTGACGCAGACTTGCTCGTCACTGGTACGGCTCGGCGCGATCCACGGGCTTGCTGTCAGGGCCGGGTACGCCAGTGATGCTGCCGTCGCGACGGCCGTGCTGCGTGCGTACGGTAAGCTGGGGATTTTGGGTGATGCCAGGGCTGTGTTTGACGGAATTGAAGCCGCCGATGATGTCGCGTATGCCGCCATTATCACTACCTGCACGGAGAATGGCGACGGGTTTGCGGCATTAAGCATGTTTGGGAAATCGAAGGCTAATTCGAGCTCCAGCAGCGGCGTGATCTCAGCCTCACTGAAGGCATGCTGCGAGAGTTCTCGAGGACTTTTATGCGGCCAGTGGATCCATGGGTACGCGGTGAGAACAGGGCTTGCTTCGGACTCATGTGTCTCGAGCTGTCTGATTGGTTTGTATTCAGAATTGGGAGACTCGAATGACGCGTACAAAGTGTTTGTTGAAACGCCTGAGAGAGATGTCGTTGCTTGGAACGCCATGATATGTGGCTTTGCCTGTAACGGTTTCGAAGAAGAAGCTTTTAGGGTGTTCATGGAAATGGTTTCAGGGAATGAGAAGCCGACCGCGGGCACTTTGGTAGGAGTGATTAAGGCATGTTGTGTGCTGGAGAACGTGATGATGGTCGTTCCTTACTCTCTTAAAAGTGGGATCGGTGAAGATGCATCAGTTCAGACGTCGGTTTTGGATGCATTTGTCAAGTGTGGAGGGCTTGAAGCCGCTTGCCGATTTTTCGACGGGATGCCGGAGAGAAACGTGGTTGCGTGGACTGCTCTGATGGCTGGATTTGTTGATGGCGGACTATGCAGGCAAGCTTTGTGTCTGCTGCCTGAAATGCAGCAGGAGAACGTGGTGCCGGATTCTGGCACCTTCGTGTGTGCACTGCTTGCCTGTGCCCGAAGAGGGAGGTTGGAACCAGGCAAGTGTATCCACGGCTACATGGTTAGGCACTTCACAGGCTTCAGTGGGATGGAATCTACTGCCATTTCTGATATGTATGCCAAATGTGGTAACATGAATTATGCAATCCTGTGCTTCAAGAGTGCAAGCAGAGAGAACTTGATCGGCTGGAGCTCAATGGTTGCAGCGTATGGTAGACATGGGCAAGCCGGAGAAGCACTTGATCTGTTCGATTGCATGGTGAATTCAGGCGCTAGACCCGACCAGGTTGCGTTCTTGTCCGTGTTGTCAGCCTGTAGCCATGCTGGTCTGATTGAGAAGGGTTGGCAGTACTTCAATCGCATGATCGAAGAATTTGGCATTGAGCCAGATGAAAGACACTATGGATGCATGGTGGACCTTCTCGGCCGGGCTGGTTTGCTTGATGAGGCTCGATCTCTGTTGGTTCAGATGCAAGGGAGAGCCACCCTTACAGCATATGGAGCTTTGCTTAGTGCCTGCAGTCAACACTGCGACCATGTCTTGGGAAGCTCCGTTGCTTCGGTTTTAGTCGATGGAGAGTGTGGAGATGGAGGTGTTTATGTACTGTTGCGCAATATGTATGCAACAGAAGGTAAATGGGTAGAAGCAGTGAGATATGGGTCATTGTTGGGAAAGACGGGTGCAACCAAATTGCCCGGCTGTAGTATGGTAGAGGTCAGTAAATTTGGCAGATGA
- the LOC116252869 gene encoding F-box protein SKIP1 gives MGDWREMTRECLVDIMTRLPLEDRWRWSPLVCRSWLAASRDPSLWRTLDLEPCFLSGGPEEQPRWWTPEFEAAIDAMLLSVIQWSSGGLKEVLLRHCSDRSLLVLVERSPELRALSIKSSPNVTDLSISKMAASCPMLAELDISFCYNVSHESLKLIGHNCRNLKVLRRNLLNWLDPSQHRGIIPAEYLNSVPQNGDEEAAVIAKFMPNLVHLDLRFSKLSPNGLKLIVEGCTKLEILDLFGCANLTSRALQDAAEGLKNLKVFTRPNFYIPRSVFHTERYGHWRLYDERFQTNVFQI, from the exons atgggggATTGGAGGGAGATGACGAGGGAGTGCCTAGTCGACATAATGACGAGACTACCCCTGGAGGACCGGTGGAGGTGGTCGCCCCTCGTCTGCAGGTCCTGGCTGGCAGCGTCCCGCGATCCTTCCCTCTGGCGCACCCTCGACCTCGAGCCTTGCTTCCTGTCCGGCGGTCCCGAGGAGCAGCCCCGCTGGTGGACCCCGGAATTCGAAGCCGCAATCGATGCCATGCTCCTCTCCGTCATCCAGTGGAGCTCTGGCGGCCTCAAGGAGGTCCTTCTTCGCCACTGCTCTGACCGCTCCCTCCTCGTCCTCGTCGAACG ATCCCCAGAGCTACGAGCTCTTTCAATTAAAAGCAGCCCAAATGTTACTGACTTATCCATATCTAAAATGGCTGCCAGTTGCCCAATGCTTGCAGAGCTGGACATTAGTTTCTGTTACAATGTTTCTCATGAATCATTGAAGTTGATTGGTCATAACTGCCGAAATTTGAAAGTTTTAAGAAGGAATTTGTTGAATTGGCTGGACCCTTCTCAGCACAGAGGAATCATTCCTGCTGAGTATCTGAATTCTGTCCCTCAGAATGGGGATGAGGAGGCTGCTGTTATTGCAAAATTCATGCCTAATCTTGTCCATTTAGATCTCCGTTTCTCCAAATTATCTCCTAATGGACTAAAATTGATTGTGGAGGGATGTACAAAATTGGAGATTTTGGACCTCTTTGGATGTGCTAATTTGACAAGCAGGGCATTGCAAGATGCTGCAGAAGGTTTGAAGAACTTGAAGGTGTTTACACGACCCAATTTCTATATTCCCAGATCAGTTTTCCATACTGAGAGATATGGACATTGGAGGCTGTATGATGAACGCTTTCAGACAAATGttttccaaatctga